A stretch of DNA from Lysinibacillus sp. B2A1:
TCTTACTAATTGAAGATGATCCAATGGTACGAGAAGTGAACAGACAATTTATTGAGCAAATCAAGGGTTTTTCATTAGTTGGCTATGCTAGCAATGGTATTGAGGGAATTCAAAAGATTAGACAATTAACTCCAGAGCTTGTCTTTATGGATATTTTTATGCCAGAGCAAGATGGCATTATTACGCTAGGGAAAATTCGAGAGGAGCATCTTCCTGTTGATGTAATTGCTGTAACTGCTGCGAACGATATGCCCACTGTGCAGCGTATTTTACACTTAGGTGTCTATGATTATATTATGAAGCCTTTTACGTTTGAGAGAATTGAGCAGACCTTAAAAAATTATCAAAACTACAGAAAGAAAATAAGCGGTATGCAGGATTTAACCCAACATGATGTCGATCATTTAATGCAACAACGTCTTCCTGAACAAGCTGCAGTTTCAACAGGAATGGATACAATTATTATAGAAGAGCTGCCAAAAGGGTTTAATCGAGCTACCTTAGATAAGGTGCTTGCGTATATTCAAGAAAGTGGTGGAGCAGTATCAGCGGAGGAGGTATCTACTTATATAGGTACAGCACGAGTTACAGCAAGACGCTATCTAGACTTTTTAGAAAAGCAAAATCTATTAAAAGTAGATATACAATATGGAAGCGTAGGACGTCCTATTCATCGTTATTATATTTAATGAAGATAGATTGTTAGTTAAATTAATTTTTTGTCCATATTATGTTAAATATTAATTGATTTCCCTCTAATGGTTGTATTAAACTTTGATAAAAACAAGGGAGATTATGAAATGAAAAGGTTGACAAAAAACTGTAAAATTGAGCATTTAAAGCTAGAACACTATTATGCAATAAATGCACTCTATTCAAATGTAAATGTCAGAGCCTATCTAGGGGGCGTCCCAAAAGAAAGCTACATCGAAGCTTCGTTTAGAGGAATGTTAGAAGCCCCATTTCCCAATACATATTTTTATATTTCGTTAAGGACAACGGATGAATTCATAGGGCTTGTCTCAATAGATGAATATCATGATAAAGAGGCATATGAGCTTTCATATCAATTTTTACCACAGTATTGGGGGCAAGGATATGCATATGAGGTACTAACAGATGTAATAAATTATGGATTGAATGTTCTGAGTTTGCCGTACTTAGTAGCAGAAACACAAACAGCAAACGTTGCGTCCTGTCGTTTACTAGAAAAAGTAGGGATGTACAAGGTACAGGTATTAGAAAGATTTGGACATGAACAAGCTGTTTATGAATTGGGGA
This window harbors:
- a CDS encoding response regulator, which codes for MDVINVLLIEDDPMVREVNRQFIEQIKGFSLVGYASNGIEGIQKIRQLTPELVFMDIFMPEQDGIITLGKIREEHLPVDVIAVTAANDMPTVQRILHLGVYDYIMKPFTFERIEQTLKNYQNYRKKISGMQDLTQHDVDHLMQQRLPEQAAVSTGMDTIIIEELPKGFNRATLDKVLAYIQESGGAVSAEEVSTYIGTARVTARRYLDFLEKQNLLKVDIQYGSVGRPIHRYYI
- a CDS encoding GNAT family N-acetyltransferase; translation: MKRLTKNCKIEHLKLEHYYAINALYSNVNVRAYLGGVPKESYIEASFRGMLEAPFPNTYFYISLRTTDEFIGLVSIDEYHDKEAYELSYQFLPQYWGQGYAYEVLTDVINYGLNVLSLPYLVAETQTANVASCRLLEKVGMYKVQVLERFGHEQAVYELGKIV